A stretch of DNA from Thermanaerosceptrum fracticalcis:
GAGCGTGGTGTGGGCAGATAAGTTTACCCGGGAGGGTAAATGGAAAACCTGGGAACCCCTGAAATTTTTGGGTCAGGATATCTATGGCGCCCAACTGGGGCTTTTAGGTTTTGGCAGAATTGGCTGTGCTGTCGCTAAAAGAGCACGTGGTTTCGATATGAAGGTTAAATATTATGACTTATTTAGGAACGAGCAGGCGGAAAAAGAGTTAGGGGTGGAATATGCGAGCATAGACGAAATATTGACACAATCTGACTTTATAAGTTTGCATGTACCCTTAACCAAGGATACGAGACACCTTATTAATAAAGACAGCCTTAAGAAGATGAAAAAAAATGCTGTCATCATAAATACGGCCAGGGGGCCTATCATTAATGAAGATGATTTATACGAAGCTTTAGTGAATGGTACTATTTGGGCCGCGGGTTTAGATGTGATGGACCCTGAACCACCAAGGGCCGACCATCCCCTATTCAAATTAGATAATGTAGTTGTCTTACCCCATATAGCCAGCGCCAGTATAGCTACGAGAAATAAGATGGCCCTGATGGCAGCGGAAAACATGATTGCGGGTTTAAGAGGAGAGATACCACCTAATTTGGTTAATACAAGTGTGTTGCGGAATAACTGAGATAATAACATTAAAAAGGAAAAAGGCGATTTAAAACCCTACTATAGTATGAAAAGGTTGTAAATCGCCTTTTTTTTGAGGAGGGCGATATCATAGGTACTGATATAATTTACTGTGCCAGCTTTACGATGGCTTCCTCCTGTTTGAGAAGGGTTTTGTTAAGTAAGAATAGGATTTTTAATTCAATGGCTTCGTCAAAAATCCTGGGGTCTCTCTTGGTAAGCTTATAAATTTTATCCAACCGGTAAAGCAGAGTGTTTCTATGGATGAATAAGGCTCTGGCTGTCTCGCTGATGTTTAAGTTACAGTCAAAGAACACTTTTAGGGTATATAATAGCGTCTCGTCTAAGATTCCCGTAATGGCTTTCTTCTTTTCTCCCAGGGTGTTCTTTATAAATTTGTCAGCGGTATCACTGGGTACACAATTAAGAATCAGCTCTAAGCCCAGGTCATCAGTAAAGTAAACACCACCGTGGCCTTTAAATTTTTTGCCTATGGCAAGAGAATCAGCTGCGTCTCGATAACTTTTTTTATAGGAAAGTACTGTTTCTGAACAAAGGGAACTGACACCTATTGTACAGTCCAGATTAAGATAGTTTTTAATTGTATTGGCAATACTCTTGCAAGTCCGGGAGATATATTTTTTAAGGGATGATTTTTCGTCGGATGGGTTAACAGGCAAAAAGACAACAAACTCATTACTGCCGGTATAGGCTGAAAGGTAATGTTTATTACCGGCCATTACATATTTTATGCAGTCCAGTACTTTATCTTTTTCTGCATTTGCAATTTTACAGTTTTCGTAACCATCTAAATGCAGGACCACTGCCACCCGGGGAATGTCTATATCGAAGCCTAAAAGGGCAGCCCGCTGTTTAAGAGTTTCTCTTGTTTCATCTATTTGTTCAAAGATGATATTATACAGGATATGTTCTTTAGCTTTAGAGTCAAGCTGTGCTTCCTTTTCCATAAAAGCCATTTTAATCATGGTTTCCACTGTCATTTTTGTTAAATAGGTAAGTGTTCTAACTTTATCGGGGGACCCTGTAATTCCTACCGCTCCGATTGTACTGCCGTTAAACTCCAGAGGGAGATTAACTCCCGGCTTTACACCTTTAAGTTTAGAACTTTTTTCGTCCGTGATTGTTACTTCACGGCCTGTTTTTATGGCTTCTAAGGCTCCCTGATGAAAGCCGTCAATTCTTTCAGAATCCAGGCTGCCGATTATTATTCCTTCCATATTAAAAATATTGACATTATGGCCTATGAGAGGTGAAACTTTATTTGCGATCTCCTGGGCAAAGGCATGTGATAATATCACTTTAATCACCCTTTCACCTTAAATATAATATCGCAGAATACAGGTAGAGGCCCCGCAAAGGGGCCATTTTTCTATCTTCTTTTTACAAAATATTCTTACCTGCAATAAAGCCTAGCTCCAAAGCCTTTAGATTACGTTCTTCTGTTCCCTTTGGTACCCGGGCCAGTACTGCCTCCTTAATAGTAGATTCTTTTACAATATTGGTCACACCGATAAGAACGCCCAGAGCTACGATATTACTAAAAAGGGGGCTGCCCACTTCTTTCTCGGCCAGGGCAGTAATAGGAACTTCGTGAAGGTCGCCCCGTGTTAAAGTGGGGTTCTTTACATAAGTACTGTCAACAATAACTGCAGCATTTTCCTTAAGGCATTTCGTATATTTATTGAAGGCTTCTTCAGTCATGGCCAGGACTACATCGGGTTTCTCAATATGGGGAAAAGAGATTTTTTTATTAGCGATGATAACCTCAGCTTTAGAGGCTCCACCCCGAGCTTCTGGACCATAGGATTGAGTCTGTACAACCTCTTTGCCTTCTCTTAATGCTGCTTCTGCTAAAATGATTCCAGCTAAAATCATTCCCTGTCCACCCGAGCCACTTAAAAGAATCTCCCTCATTGCCCATTACCTCCCGTCACCCTATCGATAACTTTCTGATACTCAGCTGTATATTCCGGTGCTTGACGCCGGTAGAGTTCACCAATGACAACTTTTCCAGCCAACTGTTCAGCCGGTAGTTTAGATGCAGCCTTTACGGAAATGGTATTTTCCTTCTGCCATTTCATCATGGCAGGGGCATTGCCAAGCTTGTTTTGACGTCCAAAGGAAATAGGACAGGCAGTGATGGCTTCTACTACGGAGAAACCTTTATGAGAGATAGCATCGGCAATTAAGTTGATGAGTTCCCAAGTGTGGTAGGTGGTACCCCTGGCCACATAGCTTGCGCCTGAAGCTCTGGCCAGTTCCGTAATATCAAAGGGATTTTCGATATGGCCATAGGGTGATGTGGTAGCTTTACTATGAGTGGGAGTAAGGGGAGAATACTGACCTCCTGTCATGCCGTAAATGTTATTATTGAAAACAATTGTAGTAAGGTCAATGTTACGGCGGGCAGCGTGGATGAAGTGGTTTCCGCCTATAGCCGTGGCATCTCCGTCTCCTGTCAACACAATTACGTTAAGGTCCGGTCTTGCCAGCTTAAGACCGGTGGCAAAGGTTAAGGCACGACCATGGGCGGTATGAACTGTATCAAAGTTTAAGTAACCGGAAGAACGGGAGGAACAGCCTATCCCCGAGATGATTGACGTTTTGTCAGGGTTGAGACCAAGTTTATCAATGGCTCTTACCAGTGCCCCCACCACAATGCCATTACCGCAGCCGGGACACCAGATATGAGGTAAACGATTCATACGGAAATATTTTTTCAGCGTCTCCTTCATGTTAATTGCCCTCCCTGGTAATAGCCTCTAGAATCTGCCGGGGTGTAATCATCTGGGTATCCACCCGTAAAACGGGTTGTACCTTGCTGCGGCCCAGAACCTTTGTAACTTCACCGGTTACCTGCCCATAGTTCATTTCTGCCACAAAGACTTTTTTAAACCTTGCACACTTTTCCTCTATTAAATCGGAGGGGAAAGGCCAGATGCTGATAAGTCTCAGTAAGCCAGCCTTAATACCCTTTTCGCGGGCCATTCTTACTGCTTCTTCTGCGGAACGGGCGGAACAGCCATAGGAGATAATCAGGTATTCAGCATCTGCGCTATGAAGTTCGTCATAGCGAAGTATTTCGTCCATGTTGTTTTCCAGTTTCTGATGTAACCGTTTAATGGTCTTCTCAGTAACTTCCGGGCTGCCTGTGGGGAAGCCGGTCTCATCATGAATAAGCCCTGTCACGTGAAAATGATAGCCTTCGCCAAAAGGTGGAAGTGCCGGAACCCCATCCGGTCCCGGTGCATAGGGCAACTCGCCAGGTTCCGGTTTCCGCCGGTTGATTATGGTAGGTGTAGTTTTGGGAATGACTAGCTTTTCCCGCATATGCCCCACCACCTCGTCCATTAGAAAGATGACAGGGGTTCTAAAACGTTCGGCAAGGTTTACAGCATCGATCATTAACTGATAGGATTCCTGAACCGATGAAGGAACGAGGGCGATGACGCCTCTATCACCATGGGAACCCCAGCGGGCCTGCATTACATCAGATTGACTGGGGGAAGTTGGTTGTCCGGTACTGGGACCACCCCGCTGTACATTGACTATAACTAAAGGAATCTCCGCTAAGGATGCATAACCTATTAATTCCTGCATGAGGGAAAAACCCGGGCCACTGGTAGCAGTTATGGCTTTGAACCCGCCCAGTGAAGCACCACATATTGCCCCCATGCTGGCAATCTCATCTTCCATTTGGATAAATTTGCCGCCTACTTTTGGTAGTTCTTTTGCTAAAATTTCTGCAATTTCAGTAGACGGAGTGATGGGATACCCGGCAAAAAATCTTACACCTGCGGCTAAAGCTCCTAATGCGCAGGCGTGATTACCTTGAACTAACATTGTTTGGGACATAAATTACACCTCCTTCTGTCACCATTATCATTCTTTAACTACTGTTATGGCATAATCAGGGCATCTCAGCTCACAAAAACCGCATGAGATGCACTTACTTTGATCAATAATCTGGGCCTTCTGCATATCATCCAGTTTGATGATATGTTTCGGACAAAAATCGACACATATTTGACATCCTTTACAGAACTTGGTGTTGATAATGACCAAAACTTTTCCCCCCTTTCAGGCGCTTCCTACTATTAGCCAAAAAAAAACGAAATTTAAACAAGTATTTCAATTCCAACAATAAACTATTAGCGAAAAAAAGATAACAAATATTCTACCACCGGCACTATTTTGCTACGGGTTAACATATATGCCTACGAGAAATACAAACATTAATGGTGTAACAAAGTTTCTGTTCATAAAAAAACACCCCTAGGGGGTGTCTAGATACCTAACAGTTCTTTAAAGCTTTTTACATTGTTTCTGCTGACAGGAATTTCAGTCTTCTCGGGGTCATCCATAATCAGCAGGTAGGTCCCATTAAACCAGGGAACTACTTCTTTAATTTTGTACAGGTTAATAATATAGTTGCGGTGACAGCGGAAAAACATACCGGGATGAAGTTTGTTTTCAAACTCAGAAAGGGAGAAACTGGTCTGGTAGTCTTTACCGTTGGCACGTAGATAAACCGATCTGTTTTTTGCGTAAACCATCAGCAACTCTTCCTGGTCAAGAAGTTTCATTTTGCCGTTTAGTTCGCCGACAACACGGGAAAAAGGTGCAGCGGTTTGGGGGGCTTGGCCGGATCTCTGCATTCCTTTTTCATCCAGATAAGTGACGGCGGCAGTTAACTGCTCTTTAACATCTTTATCTGAAAAAGGTTTAAGAATATATCCCTTCGCCCCCACTTTAAAGGCTTCCACGGCAAACTTGTCATAAGCTGTTACATAGATGATATATGGGCAGTTTTTTAGATTTTTTAGACAATTGCCAAGTTTAATGCCGTCCAGTCCTGGCATATCAATATCGAGAAAAACCACGTCCGGTTTGAGCTGGCAAATATTCTCAAGGGCTTCGTCACCAGAGGAACAGATGGCTACCACTTCCACGTTTTTTTCCTGACCCAGGAGGTAATTCAGTTCCTGGCAGATATGATCTTCATCATCTGCAATGAGAACCCTGGTAATCACCTTTACACACCCCCTTTAATTATAAGAGACCGGAATTTTTATCAACACCAGGGAGCCGTCCATAGTGTTTTCTAAGCGGAAGGTATAATTGCTGCCATAGAGGCTTTTCAAGCGACGGTTGATGTTTGTTAAGCCGATTCCCATATTGCTTTTCGTGGAATTGGTTTTTACAGCCTGGATCACTTCTTCAGGGATTCCTATGCCATTGTCAAGTACTGATACTACAAGATAACCATTTTTCACCTGTGCATTAATTTTTAGAATTAGCAATCCTTTTTTATGAGAGAGCCCGTGGTTCATAGAATTTTCCACCAGGGGTTGGAGGGCAAAGGTAGGGAATAACACATCGCCACAACTTTCTTCTACATTAATGTCGATCTGCAGGCGTTCGCCAAAACGGGCTTTTTGAAGATCAAGATATATCTGAACACCTTCAAGCTCTTCTGAGAAGGGAAGAAGGTCTTCGTTATGTTTAAGGGTTCTACGGAAGAAAGCCGCTAAACTCACTATGAGGTCCTGAGCGCGCTTGGGGTCTGTCCGGATTAACAGTTTAATGACACTTAAGGCGTTAAATAAAAAATGGGGATTGATCTGGGCTCTTAAGGTGGCATATTCGGCTTTGGCCAAAAGTTTGGCCTGCTCGTCCAACTTTAAATTCTCCAGTTGAAGGCTGAGTAGATTGGCAATACCCGTCACCATTTTAATATCAGGCAGATGCATGATGTCCCCAACTTTATATACTTTCAAACAACCTATAAATTCACCGTTACAGGTTAATGGTGCTTCAATTACCGCATCTAAAGGGCAGCTAGCTACAGGACAGCCGATTTCTTCCTTGGAATTTGCAATCAAAACATTTTCACCTTTAATAGCCTCCCGGGTTGATGAAGTCAGGACAGGATTGCCAGGTATATGATGATCACTGGCAGCTCCTTTAAAAGCCAGGATTTTCTTGTTATCAGTAATGGCAACTGCATCTACCCCGGCAATATTATAAATGACCTGGGCTATTTCACCTGCGGTTTTCTCATTGAAACCCTTTTTTAGAATAGGTAAGGTTTGACGTGCAATTTCCAAAGCTTTTTCGGCATAGCTGGCACCAATTAAATGCTGACTGGATTGCACATCCTGGACAAAAGTCACGAAGATTGCGACCCCCAGGGCATTGACAAGGGTAGTGGTTAAGCCGATCATACTCACCAGGGCTTTTGCTACGATTGCCGGTTTGGCCAGAAGCAGCGTTAATCCCTTTAAAACCAGTTCTGCCAGGCCACCGGCCAAAAAAGCTATCATAAAATTCATTCTCTTTTTCCCGTATTTATGGTAAATTACACCGCCAATGATTCCACCAATAATATTGGCAATAAAATCAGGCACAATCGTAAAACCGCCCATAGATAAACGGTGCAGGCCGCCTAAGAGACCGGCAGCAATACCGACCACCGGACCGGCTACAATACCACCAACAACTGGCCCTACAATACGGCTGTCGATGAGAGCGCCGTTAAAAGTCTCGATACCCAGCAGGTTCCCGAGGATGGAGAAGCCCCCAAAAAGCAGTGACAATATTAATTTATCTTCCGTGTTTGGGTTCATAATAAGAGAGCGGCGAAAACTGGCATTCTTGGTTAAGGGATAGGCAATAAGAGCGATAGCAGCAATATTTTTAAAACTATCGTAAAATAGGTCCATGTGTACCTCCCTTCTCTTATTGCATTTACTCTTATTATTAAATTCTAATAAAAAATAATTATTTGTATAGTCCTAAAAAACAAGGCAATTTATACAAATAACATGTAGGGAGAAGCTATTTTTTTAGTTAAAAAGACTATAGAGTCTATGAATATTAATAAAATACAATTTTTCTAGAACTGTATTAATTACATATAAGTTGGGTGAATTATGGAGCGGTTGAAAAAAAACAGCAGAATATATCTGATGTTCGCCTACGTCTTTTTATTTCTCGTAAATTCTTTTTACTCGTGGGAATTTTTTCAATATTCCATGGTCATTAGCATTTTTATTATTTTCCTTGTGGTTTTTCCTGATGTGAAAAATTCTAATAAATTACTAGCAATGGCTCTTTTCATTCTAGGCGCATACATCCTAATAAAAAGTAATGCTGGGCTAAAAGACTTGCTAAGGGCCTTTACCGAGAATGCGGGTATCATTACTCTTTTATTAACAGTGCCCCTTTTGAGCATTATTTTACACTACGACAACTATGCCGAAGGCATATTAGAACTTGCAGAAAAATATATAACTTCCAACTTTAGTTTTTATACCATCACTGTTTTCATTGTAAATGGATTAGGTATGATCCTCAATTTGGCCACCATACCTTTGGTCTACCAGCTTATGGAGAAAACCAGTCAATATTACCCCCAAAAGCTATATTATAAAGCTTTAACCAGGGGGTTCTGTACCAACCTGATGTGGTCTCCCAACTTTATTTCCGTAGCTGTTGTTTTACACTATCTAAAGATCCCCTGGTATAAAATAGCGCCCCTTGGGCTATTGTTGGCCATTGTGGGAAATCTGTTAGGGATAGTCATTGAAAGATTAAGCCGAAAAGAACCTGACGTTAGGCTTCTTGTTTCCTCCCATAAGGAAGGAACCTATGCGTCTAGGAAGAGATATTCTTATAAACTAATTGGGCTTATTGCCTTTTTTATCTTTTACATTATTCTCTTAGAATTGTGTATTGACCAAAGCGTCTTAGTCACGGTGCCTTTGGTCTCTTTTACGGCACCGCTTATCCTGGCTTTAATCTTAAAGAAAATGGGGATTTTTAAAGAGAAGTTCAGAGACTATCTTCACGTTTCGTTACCGGGTATGCATAATGAGGTTTTTCTCTTTACCGCTATCGGCTTTCTGGGCTATGCCCTACGTATTTCCAATATTGGGCAGTACATTGTCGACTTGATAAACAGGTTAGGCTTTAATTCGGCTTCGTGCCTTATACCTTTACTGTTAACGGTGATTGCGCTACTTTCTTTAATAGGTGTCCATCCAATTATCAGCATTTCCACTGTTGCGGTAACTTTACCCGTTGGCACTTTGCCTCTCACGGAACTGCAAATGGCTGTTACCTTACTGGCCGGTTATTTACTTTATCTCATACTTTCACCTTTCTCTGCGCTGTCTCTGATCATGACCGGTATTACAAAGGAAAGTCCCTTGGAAGTAAGCATAAAGCTTAATTTTACCTATGGGGTTTCCTTTGCTGCAGTAACAAGCTTAATATTGTCACTGCTATAAAGCAAAACTTTTAAAAAAAGAACAAAAGGTGGTTTGTTATGATTAGAAAATACGAAAGCAGCAAAGTTTTGGAAGGTATACCCGGTGCTTATCCCAGGCAGATGTTTAGAGCAGCAGGTTATACGGACAGGGAAATCCAGGGTCCCATCATCGGTGTGGTCAGTTCCTACAATGAGATCCACCCGGCCACCGCTCATCTCAAAGAGTTAGCGCAATATGTTAAAGCAGGTGTATGGATGGCAGGGGGTACTCCTGTAGAATTTCATACTATTGCCGTTTGTGATGCTATCGCCCAGGGAAAAGGGATGCATTACGTATTACCCAGCAGGGAATTAATCGCCGCAGAGATTGAAGTGATGGTTGGAGGCCACAGGTGCTTTGACGGCTTAGTGTTATTATCTTCCTGTGATAAGGTTCCTGGCGCTATGCTCATGGCGGCGGCCAGATTAAACATTCCAACTATTATGATACCTGCAGGACCTATGTTACCGCATAAACATAACGGCAGGGAATGGGTGATGTGCGACATCAAAGAGGCTATGGGGGAATTCAAGGCAGGTAAAATTGATGAAGTGGAATTCTCCAGAATAGAAGCTAATACCTGCCCTACCTTTGGTGTCTGTTCCATGATGGGGACAGGAAACACTATGAGTTCTGTAGTGGAGGCTTTAGGCATGTGCCTGCCGGGCCTGGCTACGATTCCAGCTGTCTCTTCCGAAAGAATTCGCCTGGCCAAGTTGACAGGGATACGCATTGTCGAAATGGTAAAGGAAGGGCTGAAACCTAGGGATATACTGAACATAAAGAGCATGGAGAATGCTTTAAGGTTTGTCTTAGCCACCGGTGGTTCTTCCAACACCTTCTTACATTTGCCGGCCATTGCTAATGAGCTGGGTATAAAGATTACCCTGGACTGGTTTGATGAACTGAGCCGGGAGACGCCATGCATTGCCAAATTCAAACCGGCTACGGATTATAATATCAACGATTTTTATGAAGCAGGTGGAGTTCAGGCCGTTTTATCAGAGTTACAAGAAATAATTTATACTGATGTATTAACAGTTACCGGAAAGACTGTGGGCGAAAATATCAGAGATGCAGTGGTGAAAAGACCGGAAGTAATCAGAACTCTTTCTAATCCTCTTAGTCCTGAAGGAGGGTTGGCTGTTCTTAAAGGAAACTTAGCTCCCGAAGGAGCCATTGTCAAACAAAGTGCTGTCCATCCCAAGATGTTAATTCATTCGGGGCCTGCTGTAGTATTTGACAGTGAAGAAGAGGTACGAGATTATTTCTTCAAAGATAAAGTTAAGCCGGGAGATGTACTCGTCATTAGATACGAAGGCCCGAAAGGAGGGCCCGGAATGAGGGAACTTTCCATACCTGCGGCCATTTTAATCGGGATGGGACTTGGTGACTCTGTGGCCATGATTACTGATGCCAGGTACTCGGGAGCTACCAGAGGACCATGTATTGGGCACGTATCCCCCGAGGCTGCTGACGGAGGTCCTATAGCTATTGTAGAAAACGGGGATATTATTGAGATAGATATACCCAACAGAAAATTAAACTTAAAGGTCTCGCAGGAGGAAATTGAACAACGGTTAAAGAATTTGAAGATTAAAACTAAGGATATAGAATATAAACAAGGTTTTCTCGATGTTTACAGGAGAATAGTCACTTCTGCAAAAGATGGTGCGGTGATCAAGTTAGATTAAAACACTTGATTGATGGAGGTGGGGAGGATGAGAAAAATTGTTGTTGCTCCTGATTCTTTTAAAGGAAGCATGTCGGCTAGAGAGGCAGCAGAGGCCATGGAACGGGGAATTAAAGCTGTCTGCCCAAATGTTATAATCGAAAAAATCCCCATGGCCGACGGGGGAGAGGGTACGGTAGAAACGCTGGTTGATGCCACCGGTGGACGGGTTATCAAGGTTAATGTTCTTGGCCCTTTGGGAGAGAAACGGGAATCATATTTCGGTATTCTCGGCGACGGGAAAACGGCTGTGATTGAAATGGCCCTGGCTTCGGGATTGCCCCTGGTACCCAAAGAAAAAAGAAACCCCCTGGTTACCACTACTTATGGTACGGGGCAGTTGATCAAAGCCGCCCTGGACCAGGGCTGCCGGGAGTTTATTATCGGGATTGGCGGCAGCGCCACCAATGACGGTGGGGTTGGAATGGCTCAGGCTTTGGGTGTGCGTTTCTTAGATGCGGAGGGTAAAGAAATTCCTTTTGGCGGCGGCAGTCTAAACCGCCTGGAGAAAATCGATGCGAGCAAGATAGATCCACGGCTTCAGGAATGTAAGGTGATGGTGGCCTGCGACGTCAACAATCCTCTTTGCGGACCAAAAGGGGCTTCCGCCGTATTCGGACCCCAGAAAGGGGCCACACCGGAAATGGTTGAGCTCTTAGATCATAACCTGGCTCACCTGGCTGCTGTGATCAAAAGAGATGTAGGGGAGGATGTAAAAGACTTTCCCGGAGCAGGTGCCGCCGGTGGTTTAGGAGCAGGTTTAATGGCCTTTTGTCATGCCCAGCTGCAAAGAGGCATTGAAATAATTATTCAGGCTACCAGGCTTGCGGCAAAGATGGCAGGTGCCGATCTGGTAATTACAGGCGAAGGGCAGATCGATTTCCAGACCGCCCATGGCAAAACCCCCATGGGCGTAGCAACTGTGGCTAAAAGTATGAACATCCCTGTCATTGCCCTCGTAGGCAACATTGGACGCGGAGCTGACATGCTTTATGACCTGGGCATAGACGCTATTTTTTCCATTGCCGAAGGGCCCATGGGGCTTGAGGAGTGTATGAAGAATGGTGCGGAACTAATGGAAAGGGCAGCTAATAGAGTAATGAGAGCAATAAATATAAATTTGTTGAGATAATAGAAAAGAAGGATTGAGAACGGCTCAATCCTTCTTAGAACACTTCTCGGATTTAAGTAGTGTTACAAATTCCTCGACTATTCTAGAATCAAATTGTTTTCCCGAACAGTCCTCCAGTTCCTTTATTGCCTCTTCCCTAGAGATTCCCTGGTGATAAGGGCGAGTATTTGTCATGGCATCATAGGCATCTATGACTGCGAGTATTCGGCACTCCAAGGGGATTTCTTCACCCTTAAGGCCATCAGGGTAACCTCTTCCATCCCAGTGTTCGTGGTGATGAAGAATAAGGTTAGCAATATGGGCAAGTTCTGAGGAACGATTGGCAATGCTATAGCCGATTTGAGGATGCTCTTTCATCTTTTTATATTCTTCATCTGTCAGCTTACCGGATTTGTAAAGAATACTGTCAGGAATTCCAACTTTCCCCAGATCATGCACCTTGGCTAAAAGTACTAAATCTCTTTTTTTATTTTCCGAAAGACCTAATCTGTCTGCCATTCTCTCAGCCATATTTACTAAACGCTCAACATGACCCTGAGCTACAAAATCTCTTTGGGCCAGGGCTTCCAGAAGCAGGTCAATTATTTTGCTTTTTGGACTGCCTGCCTGGCTCAGTTTATATTGATACATATTACAGTAGTTATGCAGTTTCAGGATAATTTTTCCAATTCCATAACCTAAGTTCCAAAGAATGTGGCCAGAATTTATCAATAAGCCTTGAAAAACGCTGGGTTGCCGTGTCAAAATAGACTTGGATCAACTGCTCGCAACAGCGGATCCGACAACCGGCGTTGAAGAAGTACCTTATCACTTCGCAGAGGGAGGGGGCTTGTTCGGCGCCTTCTTTATTGCACTCCCAAGAGGCATAACAAAGAAGGGTCTTCGCTGTAAACAAGAGCTCCACATGTGCGAAATGAGCTGTTTCAGACTGAGCATAGCAAGATGTTAAACCAAGATTCTGTTTAGCGGTGCGGTAAAAAACTTCTATTCTCCATCGTTTAGCATAGGCAGTTGCAGCTTCTTCCGGCGTATCTACGCGATTGCTTATCAGGAGATACGCATCCTTGAAGGTTGCCGGGCATTCTTCCTCCGGAAGAACTATGCTGCCCTCGACAGCCTGCTTCTCATAAGTGGCTGCAATGGCAGCTATGGGTAAAAAACGTTGTCTAGTAATGGGTTTTCCCTTGCGTGTTAAGGTCTCATAGGGCATTTTGATGTAAATGTCCGGAATACTGAGAACCGATTCTTTGCCAAGGACCCGAAGCTGGGAATAAACTTCTCGCAGCAGTTGCTTCGGATTAAGTTTAATGTAGCGTTCCTTTCCTAGTACCGGGTCGTAGATTTTCCTGAATAGCGCCGTGTTACGTTTGGCTTTGGTAACCCAGTCAAAATTTTGACCCATCAGCCAGTTCAGGAACTTTTTACACAAAAACCAGCGATCCATGGCTACCCAGAGTCTGGCCTTGTTCAACTGACGCACCTCTGCGAGCATCTGTTTAGCAAGATCAAGCTTGGTTTGTTTTTCATTCTCCTGGCCATTTTTAACCCAGAAGCGCCACAGCATAGGA
This window harbors:
- a CDS encoding 2-hydroxyacid dehydrogenase — its product is MKPRVFITRLIPDIGIKKLQEVAEVKVWSGELPPPREVLMQEVKEVDGLVSLLTDKIDGELMDAGKNLKVISNYAVGFDNIDLDAATQRGLLVTNTPGVLTETTADLAFALLLATARSVVWADKFTREGKWKTWEPLKFLGQDIYGAQLGLLGFGRIGCAVAKRARGFDMKVKYYDLFRNEQAEKELGVEYASIDEILTQSDFISLHVPLTKDTRHLINKDSLKKMKKNAVIINTARGPIINEDDLYEALVNGTIWAAGLDVMDPEPPRADHPLFKLDNVVVLPHIASASIATRNKMALMAAENMIAGLRGEIPPNLVNTSVLRNN
- a CDS encoding 4Fe-4S dicluster domain-containing protein produces the protein MVIINTKFCKGCQICVDFCPKHIIKLDDMQKAQIIDQSKCISCGFCELRCPDYAITVVKE
- a CDS encoding 2-oxoacid:ferredoxin oxidoreductase subunit beta, with protein sequence MKETLKKYFRMNRLPHIWCPGCGNGIVVGALVRAIDKLGLNPDKTSIISGIGCSSRSSGYLNFDTVHTAHGRALTFATGLKLARPDLNVIVLTGDGDATAIGGNHFIHAARRNIDLTTIVFNNNIYGMTGGQYSPLTPTHSKATTSPYGHIENPFDITELARASGASYVARGTTYHTWELINLIADAISHKGFSVVEAITACPISFGRQNKLGNAPAMMKWQKENTISVKAASKLPAEQLAGKVVIGELYRRQAPEYTAEYQKVIDRVTGGNGQ
- a CDS encoding CdaR family transcriptional regulator, which gives rise to MILSHAFAQEIANKVSPLIGHNVNIFNMEGIIIGSLDSERIDGFHQGALEAIKTGREVTITDEKSSKLKGVKPGVNLPLEFNGSTIGAVGITGSPDKVRTLTYLTKMTVETMIKMAFMEKEAQLDSKAKEHILYNIIFEQIDETRETLKQRAALLGFDIDIPRVAVVLHLDGYENCKIANAEKDKVLDCIKYVMAGNKHYLSAYTGSNEFVVFLPVNPSDEKSSLKKYISRTCKSIANTIKNYLNLDCTIGVSSLCSETVLSYKKSYRDAADSLAIGKKFKGHGGVYFTDDLGLELILNCVPSDTADKFIKNTLGEKKKAITGILDETLLYTLKVFFDCNLNISETARALFIHRNTLLYRLDKIYKLTKRDPRIFDEAIELKILFLLNKTLLKQEEAIVKLAQ
- a CDS encoding 2-oxoacid:acceptor oxidoreductase subunit alpha; the protein is MSQTMLVQGNHACALGALAAGVRFFAGYPITPSTEIAEILAKELPKVGGKFIQMEDEIASMGAICGASLGGFKAITATSGPGFSLMQELIGYASLAEIPLVIVNVQRGGPSTGQPTSPSQSDVMQARWGSHGDRGVIALVPSSVQESYQLMIDAVNLAERFRTPVIFLMDEVVGHMREKLVIPKTTPTIINRRKPEPGELPYAPGPDGVPALPPFGEGYHFHVTGLIHDETGFPTGSPEVTEKTIKRLHQKLENNMDEILRYDELHSADAEYLIISYGCSARSAEEAVRMAREKGIKAGLLRLISIWPFPSDLIEEKCARFKKVFVAEMNYGQVTGEVTKVLGRSKVQPVLRVDTQMITPRQILEAITREGN
- a CDS encoding 2-oxoacid:acceptor oxidoreductase family protein, giving the protein MREILLSGSGGQGMILAGIILAEAALREGKEVVQTQSYGPEARGGASKAEVIIANKKISFPHIEKPDVVLAMTEEAFNKYTKCLKENAAVIVDSTYVKNPTLTRGDLHEVPITALAEKEVGSPLFSNIVALGVLIGVTNIVKESTIKEAVLARVPKGTEERNLKALELGFIAGKNIL
- a CDS encoding LytR/AlgR family response regulator transcription factor; the protein is MITRVLIADDEDHICQELNYLLGQEKNVEVVAICSSGDEALENICQLKPDVVFLDIDMPGLDGIKLGNCLKNLKNCPYIIYVTAYDKFAVEAFKVGAKGYILKPFSDKDVKEQLTAAVTYLDEKGMQRSGQAPQTAAPFSRVVGELNGKMKLLDQEELLMVYAKNRSVYLRANGKDYQTSFSLSEFENKLHPGMFFRCHRNYIINLYKIKEVVPWFNGTYLLIMDDPEKTEIPVSRNNVKSFKELLGI